One part of the Musa acuminata AAA Group cultivar baxijiao chromosome BXJ1-5, Cavendish_Baxijiao_AAA, whole genome shotgun sequence genome encodes these proteins:
- the LOC135673976 gene encoding bZIP transcription factor 53-like — translation MIDVRKRKRMLSNRESARRSRIKKQQQLDDLINQEAQLKSQNSQIAVQINLVTEQYNKVESENAVLGAQLRELTERLQSVNSVLHFIEEFSGMAMDIPEIPDPLLMPWKLPGMAQPVIANSNIVRF, via the coding sequence ATGATCGACGTGAGGAAGAGAAAGCGGATGCTCTCGAACAGGGAGTCAGCGAGGAGATCGAGGATAAAGAAGCAGCAGCAATTGGATGATCTGATAAACCAGGAGGCGCAGCTCAAGAGCCAAAACAGTCAGATCGCAGTGCAGATCAATCTGGTAACAGAGCAGTACAACAAAGTGGAATCTGAGAATGCTGTGCTGGGGGCTCAGCTGAGAGAACTGACCGAGAGGCTGCAATCGGTGAACTCGGTGCTCCATTTCATTGAGGAGTTCAGCGGGATGGCCATGGACATACCCGAGATACCAGACCCTCTCCTGATGCCATGGAAGCTTCCTGGCATGGCACAGCCAGTCATAGCCAATTCTAACATAGTCCGATTCTGA